The Vanessa cardui chromosome 27, ilVanCard2.1, whole genome shotgun sequence region TCAGTCGATATGTCATCATCATCCTGTCTGCAACTCAATTTTATTTGTGGTCAGTGCTGCTCGTCTTCTTCCATGTTTCTCTATCTCACGTCATCTCACGAGGAAAATTCTTTCCAgtcatatcgtctttcacacaatccatctgTCCTCTCTTTAGTCATCCCCTTCCTCTATATATATCCACTTCCAAGCTCGAGATCTTCCTGACTGCTAGTCCTCAGTCAATACgatcaatgaaaataatttggaTATGAAAATTAACTCCACAAAAGGGAGAGGCGGCCTTAGtccaggagtgggaaatttataggctgtagTTGtggtataaaatttttatttagaggaaaatatttttcttaaaatataagaacaccttgaaaaatatttaatttagttaccTTAATAGTATTCTGAGTTAAAAGGCTAAAATGACTTAAAGCTTTGTTATTGTTAACcagtttttcaaaaattttgtgATATTTGGCCAATAGTTTCAACGTCAAACAGAATGTCTATTGTTGGATCTTCTGCCAAAGAACTAGTCATCAAGGTGCCATAGATTTAGTTTCAAAATGGAAGTTATTGTATGTATacgtcaccgtaagattacaactGATCGCCAATCATGAGTTTCGAGCTTTAGGACAAGAACAATATTGAGATTTAGTCGATGTTGGCGTATCTCAGTCATATTATGGTGAAGACTAGACTgcttagttaataaaatatttaataggatGTGATCAAGTAAATtgcacaatgaagcgtttttgaatcatcAATAACTGGCTGTTGCCCGCGACTCTGCTTGCAcgaaaattgattataaataatttaacagactaatataaaatattaagttaatttgaGACCTCTTTGTATACCACACCTGTGGTTCAACTTTTTTGGGCTAGATTAAGAGACTGTTCGCAGAGCTCACTCTTGGAGAGGCTTTTTAGAACTGTCTATGCCAAAAACAGCCTTCTGTTAGGTCCGGCATTACTCCGGCCATTTTAAAGAATTgaccatgtgcttaattaattttcatggcGAAGCAGGCTTTAAGCACaaactgtattaaataaataggtattctGATGGAATTCTGTTTCTCTTTTAGTAGACCCACTGATAACTGTACACTCTATGACATTACGCCATCGTAACATCGTCACTCCATAATGTTCTTACTATTATTCTGGCGCCATTGCATAATTTTGGAGGTCTTTAATCCCCCAGTAACATTATTGGGGCGCCAAtcttctaatttataaaaatacgacTTCAAGACTATATacgaaattttaactatttcaaCTCTCCGAAGTAGAATATGTAGGAAAAGCTAAATTGactaataatttatagatttttttttgattcaGTTTGATGAAGTACTCAGTAAGACTGAAGACTCATCAAAACTCTTCTTCATCTGACTAACAATGTACTTTTACTCCAGCTAGTTATAAaagcatattatataattttgattaaaaataataaaaacgtaatgtCGTAATTCTTCAGTAACCGCTATATTCTCGGACTTTTTCCCATTTACGACAAACTTTTGAATGTGACAAAAAACCTGTTACACTAGGATGCTGTTTTGACTCATTACAGAGagcgaatatttattttaaatttctcaaGACTTTAATTGAATAAGGCAATAATTTGTTGAGCTTAAGGAAAATTAAAGAGCTCATTGAAAAGACAAATAAGTTACTTAATGtatttcagaattttttttacttttggaACTAACCtattatatgtaatgttaaacttttaatatatattattaaataagatgaaacataaaaaaatatatattattataaaaagaactatttttatttcagaagtTATGCTTACATCCAAagtaaatcaatttttaaaaggGAATCCATGTGATTGATATGTTTTAGATTTCTGACCGGATAATTTGTTGAAAATGTTATGCtgtttgaaattttgaattgtGTTGTTATAAATCTTTTGATTTAAAGGAACCTTTGGCTTTTGTGACTGTTTAATCGAAGGGCGAGTTTTGGGATAGTAGCGTACGCCGTTTATGACGACGTACCCGGCTCTGTCGTCAATGACGTAGACTTTGTAGTACCGCGTGCCGGCGTCGTCTTCGTAGATGTCGTATTTGACTCCATTGCCGTCATCTTCCACCGCGACGCGGTAATACCGTTTGCCATATGCGTCATATTCAGCccttttttctttgttataatgTTTCATTATGTTTCCAATGCTATTATTATCGTATTGTACGTAATCTTCATCTTCCTCTGTTCGTTCCGATGGCTtggacttaaaatatttttcaaatagataCTTGTAAATCTTACTGTTTAGTTTCTTCATATCTAAACAtacaaatgatatattaataggttgtcatattatattgattactAGCGGTGACCGCGAATTGTgcatgtttaaattaaacaaaaatatactgttGGAGCCTAATTTAtaccttattacatcagctatctgccagtaaagGTCCAGTCAAAAACGGTCCAGCcgatagacaaaaattataaaaatatttttggaagtttggtggtgcattggaCGTGTAtggaatgatttaaattaatttcttaagaCGCCAATGGTAATAGCTGTTCttgaccacttacgatcagcTTGAAAATTTGTCATTTAAGGGGGAAAAAAAAGCTTTAGGAACATGTAAATTTCCTttcaaagttttccttcaccattaAGACTTAACATTTTAGTAATGCTTGCACTGATTTTCTACTGCGGTCTTCACTTATGATTACCACTAGTCTATCCTCTGCACTGTTTGTTCCTAATGTAAATGCACCAACGTACTATCGTTATTTACAGTCGGTGGGCTTTTTTCTTTGTTCAAAGGGATATTATGAAGCCCTGTTCCCTCCGATTCTGTATTCACTGGGTGAGAATGTCTTGACGTCAACGGTCTTCTCATTATCGGCACTTGTGTCGTTCCCTGTATGAATATTGGAATAACTGAAAAAAGAGAGAAAATATCGGCAAAGATCAATCTAAGTTGGCAAACGAGATGCTTATCATATTTAGGGGCGACGAGTCTAAcagaacaataaatttaaagaaatcaaataaaacgtTTGACGTCTTGTTGAaacagagtaactactgagtttcttgccggttttacTACTTTCtacttccgaaccggtggtagctccactgaattgttaaatgacgattcaaaagtgcttgtaaaagcctacttaaataaagtttattttgattttactacCATGACGATTATCAGGCACTAAATTGCCGAGAGGTAGCTTTTGAATCTCTTATTCGTATAAGGACTAGACTTCCACAACAACATCttgtacatatatgttttgatgtgccatacattatattaaatatatttttgagtatCTAACATTTTTTGAGTAATCTATTAGCTATGGTGGATCGTATTTCAATTACTTTTTCGactttaacaaacaaaaaagcgACGACTGAGGTTCTTGCCGGTCCtattcggtagaatctactttcctaaccggtggtaacttcacttgttatagttgttaaataacgattcgaaagtgctcgtaaaagcctacgtgaataatgtatattttaattttcattttgacaaagaaaatcttttatcaggtttaaagtaaagtaaacgtAACCTTTCAATAATGAAGCGAAAAGCACAAAAATCatgacattaatataatatacgttgCGAGTTATTTCTTTGAACaactaaattatgtaatttaagtgACTTGTTTATGGAAGTTAACACTTTTCATCGCAAAacctataaaagtaaagtaacagcctgtacgtttcccactgctgggataaggcctcctcttccattaacgagagggtttggaacatattccaccacgctgttccaatgcgggttggtgtggaatttcgatgaaattagaaacatgcaggtttcctcaagatgttttccttcactgccgagcacgagatgaattataaacaaattaagcacatatatatagtggtgcttgcctgggtttgaacccgcagtcataggttaagatgcacgcgttctaaccactggaccatctcagctcttcgcTTTCGCAAAACCTATGGGCTAcctttaatgataattatagaCGTGGACATACAATAGAGAAGTAAGTCTCGAatctaaagtaaaaaataaatcataaaaattctTACCGATAGCTATTACATAAATGGTATATACCATTTTCGTTTTAAATCTTGAATTTGTTAATGTActctttttaattcaaaatttttgaTTTCTTGAATGATATAGTCTTCCATTTAGGGTATCATATTTAGCTATGACAGATTTAAAATCTTACTGAATTAATCTGAACCCAATTATAAACATCTAGCTAAATTAGTTTCGATTACTTTCGAGGAATTgataaaattctaattaaaaaattatgtaattaattggtCACagacaaatgttatttttaattcacacacaacacacacatgTATATTTTGGTCACGCACGTAACACACATGTATATTTTGGTCCTGTCGTTAGCTAAAACACGTGGCTGAGTCTAGTCCGATTTGGTCAGACTGCTGTCCAATAAGAAAGAGAATTAGTGTTcatgtatttgtatgtatacatttcGCACTGTCATACGtccattcaaaatcaaaataaactttatacaagtaggcttttacaagcacttttgaattgtcattttacaattaagtgaagctaccaccggttcggaaagtagattctaccgagaagaaccggcaagaaactcagtagttactctttttcaacatctaaaaaatacaaagtcaagttagttaaatacaattatttaaattaatatatcctgcttggaaatcaacaggtattaactccatgctttttttattatctataaaatcttgtattgaatctTGTATTTTTACCAATTGGTAAAAATACAATGCAGTTACGTAATTTCCATCGAGATAGCCATCATGGCTTTGATATCTGGTCGGAAGGAAAACGTGAAAACTATGACATGTAGAGCGATGTATATGTAAAAAGTCTCAATAAAGCTGAACTAGTACAGTTTTATACCTGCCCACATCACAGTACATATGTGTGTTCTCAAAAGTCAAAGTAAAAATCTTTACTCGAAATGAAAACGTGTATTTATGAGTCCTGATTATCTATTGCTCGACAGAACATTCTACTTTGATGAGGGTATCTGTACCATCATCATAGTTATCTATAATAGTTTTACTATTACACTTTTCTTTGGGTATtaggatattaattataattaaagacatttgctacttttataatatagttattgaCAGCACACCTTTCTTGATCGTATCCAGCCAAACCAATGGCTGGctgttcaatttttattataagtttaatatcgaatcaaaataaaaactatattattaatcaaatgattctaaatttaaatgtctaAAGTCGGTAATATGATCTTAGTCaatgtgttattgaaaataattctaacaaTCAAACAAACGAATTTTAGACTTCCATTTCATAAGACTTAGGTATATTTCACTTTCGTATTATTTCTTTAGTAAACCTACCTGAATCTGTTTTCTTTTCTCGTCAAAAACTTGTAGcgtataagataataatataatct contains the following coding sequences:
- the LOC124541256 gene encoding uncharacterized protein LOC124541256; the protein is MVYTIYVIAIVIPIFIQGTTQVPIMRRPLTSRHSHPVNTESEGTGLHNIPLNKEKSPPTVNNDNMKKLNSKIYKYLFEKYFKSKPSERTEEDEDYVQYDNNSIGNIMKHYNKEKRAEYDAYGKRYYRVAVEDDGNGVKYDIYEDDAGTRYYKVYVIDDRAGYVVINGVRYYPKTRPSIKQSQKPKVPLNQKIYNNTIQNFKQHNIFNKLSGQKSKTYQSHGFPFKN